CTCCAATACTTCAAGGTATTACAAGAGCATCGCTTCAAACGAAGTCGTTTATCTCCGCTGCTTCTTTCCAAGAGACAACTAAGGTGTTGAACGAGGCCGCTGTAAGTGGTAAGGTAGATACTTTAGAAGGACTTAAAGAGAATGTTATCGTAGGTCATAAAATCCCGGCTGGTACCGGTATGCGTGATTATGAAAACATAATCGTAGGGTCCAAAGAAGAATATGATGAGATTATGGCCAGAAAAGAGGCCTTGAGATTTTAATTTAGAAACCCCCAATCATTGGGGGTTTTTTTATAATTTTAGTTCAATGAGTGACAACAAGAATCAAAAGCAAAAACAGATTAATATAGAGCTTGATGAAAAGACCGCAGAGGGAATTTATTCCAATCTAGCCATTATCAATCATTCAGTTTCAGAGTTTGTGGTAGACTTTATTAGTATGATGCCCGGTGCGCCTAAGGCTAAAGTCAAGAGCAGAATTGTCTTGACACCACAACATGCCAAGAAATTTTTAAAGGCCTTAAATGATAACGTTCAACGCTTTGAAAAAGCTCATGGAACCATAAAGGATTATGAACAACCTCCAATTCCATTAAATTTTGGACCAACAGGAGAAGCGTAAAAAAAAGCCCAGCTAAAATTATTATGCTGGGCTTTTTTTATTCAAACTCCGATACAAAGTGAAGCTTTACTTTAGGATATTTTGCTTGTGTCATTTGTAGCGAAAACTGAGAATCTGCCAAGAACACCAGCTGACCTTTTTTGTCTTTGGCTAGAAATTTTTGTTTGACCCTCACGAAATCCTTGAATTCATCAGTCTTTCTATTTTCGTTGCCTATCCAACAAGCCTTATAAACAGGGAAATTCTCGTAACTACATTTAGCACCATATTCATGTTCTAACCTATATTGAATGACCTCAAACTGCAAGGCGCCAACGGTACCGATGATTTTCCGCCCATTTAATTCTAGCGTGAATAACTGTGCTACACCCTCATCCATTAACTGGTCTATTCCTTTGTACAACTGCTTGGACTTCATAGGGTCCGCATTGTTGATGTACCTAAAATGTTCTGGCGAAAAGCTTGGTATGCCTTTATAATGTAAAGACTCACCTTCGGTTAGTGTGTCACCAATTTTAAAATTACCTGTGTCATGTAGGCCAACAATATCGCCTGGGTAGGAGATATCCACGATTTCTTTTTTTTCGGCAAAGAAAGCATTTGGACTAGAAAATTTCAGTTTTTTACCTTGGCGTACATGTAAATAAGGTTTGTTACGCTCAAAAGTGCCCGAGACTATTTTTATAAAAGCCAAACGGTCCCTGTGTTTTGGGTCCATATTGGCATGAATTTTAAAAACAAATCCCGTGAGCTCTTTCTCATTAGCTTTAACAAGCCTTTCTTCCGCGTTCTTGGATTTAGGAGACGGTGCTATTTCAATGAAGCAATCCAGTAATTCTCTTACTCCAAAATTATTAAGAGCAGAACCAAAGAAAACAGGCTGTTGTTTACCCTCCAGATATAGTTCTTTATCGAATTGCGGATAAACTCCTTGAACCAATTCTAGATTCTCACGTAGTTCTTCTGCAGCGTTAGACCCGATTGTTTTTTCTAAATCGGGACTATCTATATTGTCAAATGCGATGGTTTCTTCAATATTCTTTTTGCTATCCCCACTGAAAAGGTTTATATTTTTTTCATAAATGTTATATATACCCTTGAAATCGTATCCCATACCAATAGGGAAGCTCAGAGGGGTAACGGAAAGTCCTAATTTCTGTTCTAATTCATCTAGCAAATCAAAGGCATCCTGACCCTCGCGATCTAGCTTATTTATAAAAACCAGCATTGGAATATTTCGCATACGACAAACTTCAACAAGTTTTACTGTCTGCTCTTCCACACCCTTGGCAACGTCGATTACCACGATGACACTATCTACCGCGGTTAAAGTTCTAAAAGTATCTTCCGCAAAATCTTTATGTCCAGGAGTATCAAGTATATTAATTTTTTTATCCTTATAAATAAACGCCAAAACAGAAGTAGCTACTGAAATTCCTCGTTGCCGCTCAATCTCCATAAAATCACTGGTTGCCGTTTTCTTTATCTTGTTGTTCTTTACAGCCCCCGCCTCTTGAATTGCACCTCCGAACAACAGCAATTTCTCTGTTAGTGTCGTCTTTCCCGCATCGGGATGAGAAATAATACCGAAAGTTCTTCGTCTCTCAATTTCATCTTTAAAATTCATACTAAAAATTTGAACAAAAATAAGTCAAATAACTTGCTCAGTCTAAAACTAGAGTCTGTTTAGACTTAAAAATAACAATCATAGTTTTGTGACTTGGTGTTGTTTTCTGTGTCTAAAATGCTAAGATAACGGTCATGACAATTGCAGTTCATCGATTAATTATGAATTTAAAGGCATTCGAGCTTTAATATGTAGTTAAGAATTTGAGTATTGCAATTTTAAAATTATCTTGCATAGTATTTTATAGATAGCCCCACGTCTTACTACTGTAATTTCCTACACGCCATGGTGTATAGTTCAATAAAAACTATCATTTATGGAAAAAAGTACCTGTTTAATAAGTAGAAGTTTAACTTCTTTGCTCGATAAGGTTCTGTTCGGATTTTTAGTTTGTTTCATTATATCGGTTAATAGGGTAGATGCTCATAATTTTTCATATGCGTTTGTTTTTCAGGATATGGATGGCGACGGTATTCTAGATATAGACGATATTGATGACGATAATGATGGCATACTAGATGCTACAGAAGACGCTAATTTGGACGGTGATAACGATCATTTGACAAATCCCACCGATAGCGACGGTGATTCCATTCCCAATTATTTGGATATTGATTCAGACAATGACGGTATTCTTGATAATGTTGAGGGTCAATTAACGTCTGCCTATGTCGGTCCTTCAGGAGTTGATAATAATGATAATGGTCTTGATGATGCTTATGAAGGTTCGTATGGTTTTGGAATAATGCCAATTAATTCTGACAGGTCGGTTTTGCCTGATTATATCGACTTGGATTCGGATTTAGACGGTATCAGAGATAATGTAGAATCCCAACCCTTTTTAAATTATGTATCTCCCTTGGAAATTGACTTAAACCAAAATGGTTTGGATGATGCTTATGAAGGGAGTTTTGGTTTTGGAATAGATCCCATAAATTCAGACATGGATGAATTTCCTGATTTCCGTGACTTTGATTCTGATGATGACGGTATAAAGGATAAAGTGGAAGCCCAAACTTCGGAGGATTATGTTCCTCCTAGTGGTGATAGTGATAGAAATGGAATCGATGATTCTTACGAAGAAGGATTACATCCAATTGATGTGGATAGTGATAGTATTCCTGACTTTCAGGACATTGACAGTGATAACGATGGTCTTATCGATAATTTGGAAGCTCAGTCAATCGATAATTTCATAATTCCTTCTGGGGTGGATGGAAATAATGATGGGCTAGATAGTGTATATGGAGGTGATGGATTGATACCAATTAATAGCGATACCGATTCAAAACCTGATTTCAGAGACATAGACAGTGACAACGACGGTATTCCGGACAATGTTGAAGGTCAAACGACGGCAGGTTATATAGCTCCCAACGACGACGATGCGGCCACGTACGCCTCGAACGATGGGGTGAACAGTGCGTACATCGGCGGCCTTACCCCTGTTAACACGGACAGTACTGACAGTCCGGACTATCTGGACGACGACAGTGACAACGATACGGTCCCTGACAACAACGAGGGTAACGATTTCAATTTCGACGGAGTACCGGACCAGACCTTTACGGGTGTGGATACGGACGGTGACGGTCTTGACGACGGCTACGAGGATAGCGATGTCGATGACGGTTTCGACGTGAACGATGAGATAGACGACCCAGAGAACGATTTACCGGATACGGACGGTACGGAGGACGTTAACTACCGTGACCTTGACGACGACGGAGACGGCATCGACACTCCGGACGAGGATCTGGACAACGACGGCGACCCGACAAATGATGATACGGACGGTGACGGCACCCCCGACTACCTTGACCCGGACGATAACGATCCCGATACGGACGGCGACGGCGTACCCGATAGTGTTGACCTAGATGACGACAACGACGGTATATTGGATACTACTGAGGACCCTAACGTGGATGGTGACAACGACCCGTTGACGGATCCCTTGGATTCGGACGGTGACGGCAAGCCCGACCATTTGGACATAGACAGTGACAACGACGGTATTCCGGACAATGTTGAAGGTCAAACGACGGCAGGTTATATAGCTCCCAACGACGACGATGCGGCCACGTATGCGTCGAACGATGGGGTGAACAGTGCGTACATCGGCGGTCTTACCCCTGTTAACACGGACGGTACGGACAGTCCGGACTATCTGGACGACGACAGTGACAACGATACGGTCCCTGACAACAACGAGGGTAACGATTTCAATTTCGACGGAGTACCGGACCAGACCTTTACGGGAGTGGATACGGACGGTGACGGTCTTGACGACGGCTACGAGGGTAGCGATGTCGATGACGGTTTCGACGTGAACGACGAGATAGACGACCCAGAGAACGATTTACCGGATACGGACGGTACGGAGGACGTGAACTACCGTGACCTTGACGACGACGGAGACGGCATCGACACTCCCGACGAGGATCTGGACAACGACGGCGACCCGACAAATGATGATACGGACGGTGACGGCACCCCCGACTACCTTGACCCGGACGATAACGATCCCGATACGGACGGCGACGGCGTACCCGATAGTGTTGACCTAGATGACGACAACGACGGTATATTGGATACGACGGAGGACCCGAACGTGGATGGTGACAACGACCCGTTGACGGATCCCCTGGATTCGGACGGTGACGGCAAGCCCGACCATTTGGACATAGACAGCGACAACGACGGTATTCCGGACAATGTTGAAGGTCAAACGACGGCAGGTTATATAGCTCCCAACGACGACGATGCGGCCACCTACGCGTCGAACGATGGGGTGAACAGTGCCTACATCGGCGGTCTTACCCCTGTGAACACGGACGGTACTGACAGTCCGGACTATCTGGACGACGACAGTGACAACGATACGGTCCCTGACAACAACGAGGGTAACGATTTCAATTTCGACGGAGTACCGGACCAGACCTTTACGGGAGTGGATACGGACGGTGACGGTCTTGACGACGGCTACGAGGGTAGCGATGTCGATGATGGTTTCGACGTGAACGACGAGATAGACGACCCAGAGAACGATTTACCGGATACGGACGGTACGGAGGACGTTAACTACCGTGACCTTGACGACGACGGAGACGGCATCGACACTCCCGACGAGGATTTGGACAACGACGGCGACCCGACAAATGATGATACGGACGGTGACGGCACCCCCGACTACCTTGATCCTGATAGTGGTGTTTTGGATGCAATAGACGATAGCGTTACCACACTTGAGAATACCCCAGTTGATATTGATATTTTTGCCAATGACACTGGTATTCCGGCAGACGGAACACTCACTTTCACCAATCCTTCCAACGGTACCCTGGTATTGAACGACGGCGGTACTCCGGATGATATCACGGACGACTTTCTGGTTTACACGCCAGAGGACGGATTCAATGGTATGGACACGTTTGAGTATACCGTTTGTGATGCGCTTGGAAACTGCGATACGGCTATAGTTACTATAACAGTGGGAACTCCTCCTGTTTTGGATGTGGTAGATGATTCGTTTACAACGGACCCTGAAATTTCCGTAGATATTACAATGTTAGATAATGATAGTAATATTCCGGCAGATGGAACTATCACTTTCACTGACCCTTCCAACGGCACAGTGGTACTAAATGACGGAGGAACACCCGACGATATTACTGATGATTTCTTTACCTATACTCCTAATACAGGATTTAGTGGTACGGACACTTTTGAGTACACCGTATGTGATGCAGCAGGCACTTGCGATACGGCAATCATAACTGTGACCGTCAATGAACCTCAAATATTAGAGATTGAGGTCAACCAAATGGTAACTCCAAACGCAGATGGAAAGAATGATTTCTTGTTTATAAGAGGAGTGGAAGGTATTAGAACCAGTTCTTTAAAAATATTCAACAGATGGGGAGTTGCTGTGTACGAGGGAGAGAATTATAACAATCAAAATAATGTTTTTGATGGACGCTCACGAGGAAGATCAACCTTAAGTGTTGAAGACTATCTCCCTTCGGGTATCTATTATTATATATTTGACTATACTACCTTGGATGGGGAAAATAAAGTTGATAGTGAGTATATTTACATCAGCAGATAATACTATAACCATATGAATATCAGGAATAAGTTTACTATTGTTACGCTATTATCCTTTGTTTTTATTGGATTGGTCAATGCCCAGCAAGACGCTCAGTATACGCAGTATATGTTCAATACCATGAGTGTCAACCCGGCTTACGCAGGTTCTCGTGGGCAACTTAGTATTGCTGCTTTGTACAGGGCGCAATGGGTCGGTCTCGATGGCGCTCCGACTTCGCAAACGCTAAACCTTCACTCTCCTATCAGGAATAGTAAATTAGGCTATGGTGTGTCCATAGTAAATGACGAAATAGGGGATGGGGTAGTTCAAGAAACTTATTTTGACGGAATCATATCATATACTATTGATGTGTCCAGAGAGGGTAAATTGTCTTTTGGATTAAAAGCAGGAGGTAATTTATTAAATCTAGATTTTAATAAGTTAAGGAATTTTGATGCAGAGCCTGTAAATTCAGATAACATAGAGAATAGGTTTTCGCCAAATGTGGGTTTAGGACTGTATTATCATTCCAACAAGTTTTACGCGGGCCTATCCGCTCCTAACTTATTACAAACAGAGCATTTTGATAATTCCCAGAGAGATGCGAATACGGTACAGTTTCTTTCCAAGGAGCGTATTAATTTCTACTTGATAACCGGTTACGTTTTTGATTTAAATGGCAATCTAAAGTTCAAACCTGCATTATTGACCAAGATGGTGGGCGGAGCTCCGTTACAAGTTGACTTTTCAGCTAACTTTATGTTCAATGAGAAATTTACTTTTGGAGCGGCTTATCGTTGGGATGCCGCCTTAAGTGCTATGGCCGGTTTCCAGATTTCTGACCAGTTTATGTTGGGCCTAGCCTACGATAAAGAGACTACTGATTTGGGCGGAACACAGTTCAACGATGGGTCTTTTGAAGTATTTTTACGATTTGAATTGGTAAAATCGTTCCAAAGATTAGTATCTCCCCGATTCTTCTAAAACAGACAAACCATGATGAAAAAATTACAGCTTTTGGTTCTGCTTTTAATGATATGTGGTTTGGAATTTTCCCAAGCGCAGGAAAGGCTTATCAATAAAGGAAATGAGAAGTATGAAGAGTATTCTTTTAGTCCGGCCATTGATATTTATAAAAAAGTAATTGAGAAGGGATATACTTCAGCGGATTTATTGAAAAAATTAGGAAATTCCTATTACTATAACGCGCAGTACAAGGAAGCCGCTGAAACCTATAAGAAATTAGATTCGGAGTACCCAAATGATATCACCCCTGAGGATTATTTTAAGTACTCTCAGACACTAAAAACGCTCGGCGATTATGATGGGTCTAACGAAGTGATGTCCAAATTCACCATGCTTACCTCGGGAGATAACAGAGCTTCGGTATTCAAGAGTGAAAAAGACTATTTGGCAGAGATTAAGGCTAACTCCGGGCGGTATGAATTAAAGCCTTTTGAATATAACTCGGTTTACTCGGAATTTGCTCCGTCTTATTATAAAGAAGGGCTTATTTTTTCATCGGATAGGGATACCGGCAACTTTGCACGATATAGACATACTTGGAATTCCAAGGATTTTTTAGACTTATATAGGGTAAATGCGGATAGTGTATCGCTTAATAATGTAGTAAAAATAGACCTCAAAGGAAAAAAAGAATCAATTCCTTTAGATAATGGGAATACAACTACTTCCGATGATTTGGGAAAACGGAAGGATAGGATTAACACGCGCTTACATGAGTCAACGTCAATAGTTACCAAAGACGGTAAAACAATATATTTTACCAGGAATAATTTTGTAGAAGGAAAGTACAAGAAGGACGAAAAAGGGATTATACGATTGAAAATTTTCAGGGCACAGTTGATTGATGGTGATTGGACTGAAATTGAGGAACTTCCCTTTAATAGTGATTCCTATTCCGTGGCGCATCCAGCGCTAAGTCCCGACGAGAAGACTTTGTACTTTGCTTCAGACATGCCGGGTACGCTTGGAGAGTCGGATATATTTAAAACATCCATTAATAATGATAGAACGTTTGGAACACCAGAAAATTTAGGATCCAATATCAATACGGAAGCAAGGGAAACCTTTCCTTTTGTGACTAGTGAGGAAATTCTTTATTTCTCATCTGATGGTCATCCCGGACTCGGAGGATTGGACGTTTTTGCTACGAAAATAAAACGACAGGATTTTACTGGTAATGTCATGAATGTCGGGGAACCCGTGAACTGTAATAAGGACGACTTTACTTTTATCTTCAATGAGGAAACTAGAAAAGGTTATTTGGCTTCGAACAGGGAAGATGGGCTAGGAGCTGACGATATTTACGCATTGGTTGAAAAAGAACCACTTGTTTTTGAATGTGTGCAAAAAGTTACTGGAACGGTGAGGGACAAAATTTCAAATGAAGTCTTGGTAGGTGCTACGGTAAAGGTCATAAATGAGGAGAATGAGGAGATATTTTCTACCATAACGGACTCTGACGGTAATTATAGTTTAGTTTTAGATTGTAATCAAGGAAACTTTGTAAGGGCCCTGATGGAGGGTTATATACCATTTGAAGAATATGTTGGCATCTCTGATGGTAAGCCCAAAATAATTGATTTTTACTTGGAAAGAGATACGATTACAGCTGGTTTTGGAGACGATTTGGCCAAGTTACTGCAATTGAGTACTATTTATTTTGATTTTGATAAATACAATATCCGCAAAGATTCTGAAATAGAGGTAGAAAAGGTAATCGCTGCCATGGAGAAATATCCGAGTCTTAAGATACAGGTCAACTCCCATACTGATAGTAGAGGGCCTGCAGCTTATAATCTCTGGTTATCCCAAAAAAGAGCGGAATCAACCATTAATTATATGATAACAAATGGTATTTCAAAGGACAGGTTAGCGAGTGAAGGATTTGGAGAAACAAAACTTATCAATGAGTGTGAAGATGGAATTAAGTGTTCATCCGAAAAGCACGATTTGAACAGACGTTCTGAGTTTATTATAATGGAATAGTATAGTAAATTCCTTTTCCAAACAAAAAAATCATAATCTTTTTTTAGTTAATAGCCCGGTTCTTAGAAATTATAAGTTTCTCACAACCACAGAATTCCGTTATTTCGCCTATACCTTTTACCGCTTTCACAACAATAAATAATTTAACAATTTATTCAAGATTACATTTGATTTTATGGTTTTTACTTAACCAAGACGATTAAAATCTGTTATGTTGAATAGGATTTATCCTTTAATTTTTGTCTTAACTACAATCATTATCTCAAATGTAAATGCGCAAGATACGTTTCTAGATAATTTTAATGTCGTTTCTTATAGTAACAATAACGGTACTCAAAATTTTAGTTCAAACTGGATTGAGCAAAATGATAATGGGAGTCCTTCTAACGGAGATATTAGAATAAATTCCAATCAGCTCAGGTTCAGGAATATGGATGATGCGTGGATATATAGATTTGTTCCTATAGCTGGCGCATCTTCAGTAACATTAACATTGGACTACAACGCCACTTCCAGGGGAGATGAACAATTAGATGTTTACATCTATAACTCAAACACATTTGTTTGGAATTTGGTAGGTTCAATAAACACCTCCGATTCGGGAACAATTACGTATGATTTAACAAGTGACGAAATTGCTTCTAATCCGGCAATCATTTTTTTTAGTGATAATAATGATTGGGGAAATACGGAAACCATCTTCGTAGATAACGTCCTATTTACCGCTCAGTATAGTCCAACTGTTACCGTAAACGACGTTACGTTTAATGAAACGGACGGCATGGTCTCTATAACAGCCACGCACTCCAGTAATGCTGCTACCGGTCCTTTTACAGTAAATTATCAGACAGCCGATATTACGGCTACGGCGGGAACCGATTATGCTCTATCTTCCGGGACTTTGAATTTTAATGGGACTGTAGGTGATACGGAAACCATAACCGTGTCAATTTTAGATGATACGTTTATTGAAGGACCTGAAGATTTTAGAATTGAATTTGTTTCAAGTTCTGACCCAATAGTGGATTTTACGGATACGGCTACTATTACTATCGAAGATAATGAGGTGCAGTCAAATACGCCCTTGTCACTATTTAGGGAATATAATGGGTATTATGATTATGCTCTTACTGGTGGCAGTATGCGTGACCAGGATAATAGTGGTAATACCTGTTCTATAGTAACGACATCTAGCAATACGCTAACCACCACTGTGCCCGCCACCGCACAGATAGAGCAGGCCTTTTTATTCTGGACACATTCTGGTACCAGCCCCGATTTACAGGTTACGCTTGAAGGGCAGAATATTAATGCAGATTTCGCAAATGAGTCCTTCATAGGTGCACTTTCCTTTTATTCGATGATTGCGGATGTTACAACTCTCGTGGAAGGTATTCCTATAGGTAGTATAAGTACCAATACTTTTGATTTTTCAGGTTTGAACGTAGATAATACTGGTTCTTATTGCTCGGGTCAAGTGACATTGGGTGGATGGAGTTTGATGATTTTTTATGAAGAAGCTTCGTTACCTGCGGTATCACTAAACCTATATCAAGGTTTTCAGGGATACCAAAATACGACAACACCTGTAAGTTTTACACTTGATGGATTCTATGCAATCGCTGCTTCTGGAGCTAAGACAACCATTTTGTCTTGGGAGGGAGATCAATCGATTACCGGCGGAGAACAACTTTCTATAACCACCTCCTTGGGTACCAATAAGCTCGCAGGCGATGGGGATAACGACGGAGTAACCGTGGACAATCCGTACAATTCTACAATTTTTGATAATACGGTACTTCCAAATATAAATAATACCACTACCTATGGTCTTGATTTAGATACTTACGATATATCTTCATTTATTGCCCCAGCTGAGTCATCAGTAACTACGAATGTAGAAATGGGAGGAGATTTTGTTCTGCTTAACGGTGTGGTTATTAAGGTACCGTCAAATTTGATCACTGGAACTGTCTTTGAGGATGTAAATTATCCAGGTGGCACTGGTCGAGATATCACTACAGCGGGTGGAATACCGGTTGAAGGGGTATCCGTAGAATTATATAATTCATCCGGCAGTCTTGTAGACACTCAAATAACCGATGGGAACGGACTATATGTATTTGGAGGAATTCCTAACGATACATATTCATTGCGTGTGGTTAATTCTACTGTTTTTTCAAATAGAGGTGGTGGAGCTGCATGCTCATCATGTTACCCTGTTCAAACATTTAGAAGATTTGATACTGGTGCTGGTCTTACCGATGTTGTTGATGAAGTAGGCGGAGCGAATCCAGCAGGCGAAGATACTCCGCTAGGCACTTTGACTGGTGCCCAGTCGGTATCGACTATATTTATCAATGCGAGCGGAATTATTGATGTCGATTTTGGCTTTAA
This genomic window from Maribacter sp. MJ134 contains:
- a CDS encoding type IX secretion system membrane protein PorP/SprF translates to MNIRNKFTIVTLLSFVFIGLVNAQQDAQYTQYMFNTMSVNPAYAGSRGQLSIAALYRAQWVGLDGAPTSQTLNLHSPIRNSKLGYGVSIVNDEIGDGVVQETYFDGIISYTIDVSREGKLSFGLKAGGNLLNLDFNKLRNFDAEPVNSDNIENRFSPNVGLGLYYHSNKFYAGLSAPNLLQTEHFDNSQRDANTVQFLSKERINFYLITGYVFDLNGNLKFKPALLTKMVGGAPLQVDFSANFMFNEKFTFGAAYRWDAALSAMAGFQISDQFMLGLAYDKETTDLGGTQFNDGSFEVFLRFELVKSFQRLVSPRFF
- a CDS encoding OmpA family protein encodes the protein MMKKLQLLVLLLMICGLEFSQAQERLINKGNEKYEEYSFSPAIDIYKKVIEKGYTSADLLKKLGNSYYYNAQYKEAAETYKKLDSEYPNDITPEDYFKYSQTLKTLGDYDGSNEVMSKFTMLTSGDNRASVFKSEKDYLAEIKANSGRYELKPFEYNSVYSEFAPSYYKEGLIFSSDRDTGNFARYRHTWNSKDFLDLYRVNADSVSLNNVVKIDLKGKKESIPLDNGNTTTSDDLGKRKDRINTRLHESTSIVTKDGKTIYFTRNNFVEGKYKKDEKGIIRLKIFRAQLIDGDWTEIEELPFNSDSYSVAHPALSPDEKTLYFASDMPGTLGESDIFKTSINNDRTFGTPENLGSNINTEARETFPFVTSEEILYFSSDGHPGLGGLDVFATKIKRQDFTGNVMNVGEPVNCNKDDFTFIFNEETRKGYLASNREDGLGADDIYALVEKEPLVFECVQKVTGTVRDKISNEVLVGATVKVINEENEEIFSTITDSDGNYSLVLDCNQGNFVRALMEGYIPFEEYVGISDGKPKIIDFYLERDTITAGFGDDLAKLLQLSTIYFDFDKYNIRKDSEIEVEKVIAAMEKYPSLKIQVNSHTDSRGPAAYNLWLSQKRAESTINYMITNGISKDRLASEGFGETKLINECEDGIKCSSEKHDLNRRSEFIIME
- a CDS encoding Ig-like domain-containing protein: MEKSTCLISRSLTSLLDKVLFGFLVCFIISVNRVDAHNFSYAFVFQDMDGDGILDIDDIDDDNDGILDATEDANLDGDNDHLTNPTDSDGDSIPNYLDIDSDNDGILDNVEGQLTSAYVGPSGVDNNDNGLDDAYEGSYGFGIMPINSDRSVLPDYIDLDSDLDGIRDNVESQPFLNYVSPLEIDLNQNGLDDAYEGSFGFGIDPINSDMDEFPDFRDFDSDDDGIKDKVEAQTSEDYVPPSGDSDRNGIDDSYEEGLHPIDVDSDSIPDFQDIDSDNDGLIDNLEAQSIDNFIIPSGVDGNNDGLDSVYGGDGLIPINSDTDSKPDFRDIDSDNDGIPDNVEGQTTAGYIAPNDDDAATYASNDGVNSAYIGGLTPVNTDSTDSPDYLDDDSDNDTVPDNNEGNDFNFDGVPDQTFTGVDTDGDGLDDGYEDSDVDDGFDVNDEIDDPENDLPDTDGTEDVNYRDLDDDGDGIDTPDEDLDNDGDPTNDDTDGDGTPDYLDPDDNDPDTDGDGVPDSVDLDDDNDGILDTTEDPNVDGDNDPLTDPLDSDGDGKPDHLDIDSDNDGIPDNVEGQTTAGYIAPNDDDAATYASNDGVNSAYIGGLTPVNTDGTDSPDYLDDDSDNDTVPDNNEGNDFNFDGVPDQTFTGVDTDGDGLDDGYEGSDVDDGFDVNDEIDDPENDLPDTDGTEDVNYRDLDDDGDGIDTPDEDLDNDGDPTNDDTDGDGTPDYLDPDDNDPDTDGDGVPDSVDLDDDNDGILDTTEDPNVDGDNDPLTDPLDSDGDGKPDHLDIDSDNDGIPDNVEGQTTAGYIAPNDDDAATYASNDGVNSAYIGGLTPVNTDGTDSPDYLDDDSDNDTVPDNNEGNDFNFDGVPDQTFTGVDTDGDGLDDGYEGSDVDDGFDVNDEIDDPENDLPDTDGTEDVNYRDLDDDGDGIDTPDEDLDNDGDPTNDDTDGDGTPDYLDPDSGVLDAIDDSVTTLENTPVDIDIFANDTGIPADGTLTFTNPSNGTLVLNDGGTPDDITDDFLVYTPEDGFNGMDTFEYTVCDALGNCDTAIVTITVGTPPVLDVVDDSFTTDPEISVDITMLDNDSNIPADGTITFTDPSNGTVVLNDGGTPDDITDDFFTYTPNTGFSGTDTFEYTVCDAAGTCDTAIITVTVNEPQILEIEVNQMVTPNADGKNDFLFIRGVEGIRTSSLKIFNRWGVAVYEGENYNNQNNVFDGRSRGRSTLSVEDYLPSGIYYYIFDYTTLDGENKVDSEYIYISR
- a CDS encoding peptide chain release factor 3; its protein translation is MNFKDEIERRRTFGIISHPDAGKTTLTEKLLLFGGAIQEAGAVKNNKIKKTATSDFMEIERQRGISVATSVLAFIYKDKKINILDTPGHKDFAEDTFRTLTAVDSVIVVIDVAKGVEEQTVKLVEVCRMRNIPMLVFINKLDREGQDAFDLLDELEQKLGLSVTPLSFPIGMGYDFKGIYNIYEKNINLFSGDSKKNIEETIAFDNIDSPDLEKTIGSNAAEELRENLELVQGVYPQFDKELYLEGKQQPVFFGSALNNFGVRELLDCFIEIAPSPKSKNAEERLVKANEKELTGFVFKIHANMDPKHRDRLAFIKIVSGTFERNKPYLHVRQGKKLKFSSPNAFFAEKKEIVDISYPGDIVGLHDTGNFKIGDTLTEGESLHYKGIPSFSPEHFRYINNADPMKSKQLYKGIDQLMDEGVAQLFTLELNGRKIIGTVGALQFEVIQYRLEHEYGAKCSYENFPVYKACWIGNENRKTDEFKDFVRVKQKFLAKDKKGQLVFLADSQFSLQMTQAKYPKVKLHFVSEFE
- a CDS encoding DUF3467 domain-containing protein, producing MSDNKNQKQKQINIELDEKTAEGIYSNLAIINHSVSEFVVDFISMMPGAPKAKVKSRIVLTPQHAKKFLKALNDNVQRFEKAHGTIKDYEQPPIPLNFGPTGEA